In the genome of Persephonella sp. KM09-Lau-8, one region contains:
- the lepB gene encoding signal peptidase I, with the protein MDELKDTKTIKDAVKTIIFIVLVVSFIRVFFAQAFNIPSGSMKPTLLIGDFILVNKLVYGDWSIGIPFTGIDFYRYKNRLAKPDRGDIIVFKYPENPKIDFIKRIIALPGDTVEVKNDIVYVNGKALLRKPDGYYTAPNEKVKKYIECTTRKYTGKEYCYTVMELYDGEGKDFGPVKVPEGHYFVMGDNRDNSRDSRFWGFVPDDYLIGQAFVIYFSIDLKSPAIRFNRIGKVIQ; encoded by the coding sequence ATGGACGAGCTTAAAGATACAAAAACCATAAAAGATGCAGTCAAAACAATAATTTTTATAGTTCTGGTAGTTTCTTTTATAAGAGTATTTTTTGCACAGGCTTTTAATATTCCTTCTGGTTCTATGAAACCAACTCTGCTGATAGGAGATTTTATCCTTGTTAATAAACTTGTTTATGGAGACTGGAGTATAGGCATACCATTTACAGGAATAGATTTTTATAGATACAAAAATAGGCTGGCAAAACCAGACCGAGGAGACATAATAGTTTTCAAATATCCGGAAAATCCTAAAATTGATTTTATAAAGAGAATAATTGCCCTTCCTGGAGATACAGTAGAGGTAAAAAATGATATTGTTTATGTAAATGGAAAAGCCCTTTTAAGAAAACCTGACGGTTATTATACCGCCCCAAACGAAAAAGTGAAAAAGTATATTGAATGCACTACAAGAAAATATACTGGAAAAGAATACTGCTATACCGTAATGGAACTTTATGATGGAGAAGGAAAGGATTTTGGACCTGTGAAAGTCCCAGAAGGACACTACTTTGTTATGGGAGATAACAGGGATAATAGCCGTGATAGTAGATTCTGGGGATTTGTTCCAGATGATTACCTGATAGGTCAGGCTTTTGTGATTTATTTTTCTATAGACTTGAAATCTCCAGCAATTAGATTTAATAGAATAGGAAAAGTTATCCAGTAA
- a CDS encoding thermonuclease family protein, which yields MKKSRNLSKIFFVFFFFIFVGCKEGGALSSKVEAQVVKVIDGDTIIVKIPETTFNKNQATLKNLRFTVRLLGVDTPESKENRRARLQAKELNTTVRVIVFLGKKAKEFTEKQLLLGKKGKRKIYKKVYLEFDKQPQDRYGRLLAYVWLPDGKMLNRELICNGYALPLTIKPNTKYSREFLECYKKAVENHLGLWQRP from the coding sequence ATGAAGAAGTCCAGAAACTTATCTAAGATATTTTTTGTTTTTTTCTTTTTTATATTTGTTGGCTGTAAAGAGGGAGGGGCTTTAAGCTCAAAAGTAGAAGCACAGGTAGTAAAAGTTATTGATGGGGATACAATAATAGTGAAAATACCTGAGACCACTTTTAATAAAAATCAGGCAACCCTTAAGAACTTAAGATTTACAGTTCGCCTTCTGGGAGTAGATACCCCAGAGAGTAAAGAAAATAGAAGGGCAAGACTACAGGCTAAAGAATTAAATACAACAGTAAGGGTTATTGTTTTTTTAGGTAAAAAAGCAAAAGAGTTCACAGAAAAGCAATTACTACTTGGAAAAAAGGGAAAAAGAAAAATCTATAAAAAAGTGTATCTGGAATTTGATAAACAGCCACAGGACAGATATGGAAGACTTCTTGCTTATGTATGGCTTCCTGATGGAAAAATGCTTAATAGAGAGCTTATCTGCAACGGATATGCACTTCCTCTTACTATAAAACCAAATACAAAATACAGTAGAGAATTTTTAGAGTGTTATAAAAAGGCAGTGGAAAACCATCTGGGTTTATGGCAAAGACCGTAA
- the purE gene encoding 5-(carboxyamino)imidazole ribonucleotide mutase — translation MKKVAVFMGSKSDLELMQGCFDMLGKFGIEYDVFVLSAHRTPEEVAEAVKNAEEKYGVIIAAAGYAAHLAGTIAGKVAIPVIGIPVDNSSFKGFDSLLSTVMMPPGVPVATVTVGKAGATNAAVLAAQILGVAYPEIQQKVKEYKQEMREKVLKANEEVQKLI, via the coding sequence ATGAAGAAAGTAGCCGTTTTTATGGGAAGTAAATCTGACCTGGAATTAATGCAAGGTTGCTTTGATATGCTGGGCAAATTTGGGATTGAGTATGATGTTTTTGTTTTATCAGCCCATAGAACACCTGAAGAGGTTGCTGAAGCTGTAAAAAATGCAGAGGAAAAATACGGAGTTATTATAGCTGCTGCTGGATACGCTGCGCACCTTGCAGGGACAATAGCAGGAAAAGTTGCAATACCAGTTATAGGAATACCTGTTGACAACTCTTCATTTAAAGGTTTCGATTCTCTGCTATCTACAGTTATGATGCCACCGGGGGTTCCGGTAGCAACAGTTACAGTAGGAAAAGCCGGTGCAACCAATGCAGCTGTTCTTGCAGCTCAAATTCTGGGAGTGGCTTATCCTGAAATACAGCAGAAGGTAAAAGAATACAAACAAGAAATGAGAGAAAAAGTCTTAAAAGCAAATGAAGAAGTCCAGAAACTTATCTAA
- the gltB gene encoding glutamate synthase large subunit: MNNNFDRDACGVGFIVNIKGIKSHKLVSDALTSLANLDHRGAVSADGKTGDGAGILTHIPYKFFEKELSKLNINIPAPEDFAVGVFFLPVGKEDELKQQIEKIINEKFTFLGWRKVPIVEEELGVIAKSNMPSIWQGFISKEGKEVENYEKELFILRKKLEKLAEKEEYKDFYIPSLSNRTIVYKGMVTAPRLKYFYPDLQDEDYESGLAIFHQRFSTNTFPQWKLAQPFRMLAHNGEINTISANRNWINAKAEDVREIWGELAEDILPIVRYDDSDSASLDNALEFLVMSGKDPMVAINALVPRAWENDDRLTDTEKAFYEYFSCIFEAWDGPAAIAFTDGNVVIGKLDRNGLRPARYIITEDTVIMASEVGTVEIPEEKILKKGRLGPGDKIAIDTREGKVYFSKEVIDKVATGKPYKEWVEENLKEFVPVKEYPEVEYKDITRELVAFGYSKDQINMLIKPMAEKGADPVYSMGNDTPLSVLSKKPQLIYTYFKQRFAQVTNPPIDPIREKKVMSLNTYVGKKENFLTETPEHAKQLLLSSPVIFDNEMEELIKLYDGKVEIIPAIFDPYDDALEPAIDDICRRVEDAVDNGKELIVLTDRDISIEGAPIPMGLLVAAVNSYMGRKGKRSKFSIIADTAEVRDTHSFAFLIGYGATLVNPYMAVQIIRNLVEEDKKFGLSFEEAVENYRKAVNEGLLKIMSKMGIATIKSYRGSGLFEAIGIGKEVIDKYFPGTPSQLGGIGVKQIAQETLIRFNEAFASEKVSVPTGGEFRHRKDGEFHSWNPLAVRDLHKAVRGESWEEYLKFTEDAWREKPVTVRDLFEIQSDRPPIPIEEVEPAEEIVKRFVGAAMSIGALSREAHETIAEAMNRVGAKSNSGEGGEDPARYGTIKNSKIKQVASGRFGVTPEYLNSAEEIEIKIAQGAKPGEGGQLPGKKVNAYIAFLRRAKPGTTLISPPPHHDIYSIEDLAQLIYDLKMINPKAKVIVKLVSETGIGTIASGVAKAFADIIHISGHDGGTGASPLTSIKHAGTVWELGLSEVQRVLIDNDLRGRVKLRVDGQIKTGRDVIVGALLGAEEFGLGTSLMVAEGCVMARQCHLNTCPVGVATQDERLREKFPGQPEHVIRYLMFLAQDVRRWLADMGYKHLDDIIGRVDFIKPKIPTDHYKAKFVDIGYIIKKPDMSKPIRCMQDRNDPPKKPFDEEILKDILPYIEKQENFAGFYVIRNTYRSVGARVAHEIVKRYGDKGLRLSKIELNLRGTAGQSFGAFCVPGLNLILTGDANDYVGKGMTGGLIVIKPPKEFKGKPHENVIMGNTCLYGATGGHLFAAGIAGERFAVRNSGAVAVVEGAGDHCCEYMTNGTVVVLGKTGVNFGAGMTGGVAYVYDPEGEMERNINPSYVFIDEMDDEDVETIKRLVTKHKGYTDSEIAGKILENFDEEINNFVKISPVEVKKPAPETDEAKPEK, translated from the coding sequence ATAAACAACAATTTTGACAGAGATGCCTGCGGGGTTGGTTTTATAGTAAATATCAAAGGAATTAAATCCCACAAACTTGTCTCAGATGCATTAACTTCCCTTGCAAACCTTGACCACAGGGGTGCTGTCAGTGCCGATGGAAAAACAGGAGACGGAGCAGGTATTTTAACCCATATTCCATATAAATTTTTTGAAAAAGAACTTTCAAAACTTAATATAAATATTCCTGCACCTGAGGATTTTGCTGTAGGTGTATTCTTTTTACCTGTAGGAAAAGAAGATGAGTTAAAACAGCAGATAGAAAAAATCATAAATGAAAAATTTACCTTCCTTGGTTGGAGAAAAGTTCCTATAGTTGAGGAGGAACTTGGAGTAATAGCAAAATCCAATATGCCGTCTATCTGGCAAGGGTTTATCTCAAAAGAAGGAAAAGAAGTAGAAAATTACGAAAAGGAACTTTTTATCCTCAGGAAAAAATTAGAAAAACTTGCTGAAAAAGAAGAATACAAAGATTTTTATATACCATCTCTGTCAAACAGGACAATTGTTTATAAAGGAATGGTTACAGCCCCAAGGCTGAAATACTTTTATCCTGACCTTCAGGATGAAGATTATGAAAGTGGACTGGCAATATTCCATCAAAGATTTTCAACAAACACTTTCCCTCAGTGGAAATTGGCACAGCCATTTAGAATGCTTGCCCATAATGGTGAGATAAATACTATTTCTGCAAATAGAAACTGGATAAACGCAAAAGCAGAAGACGTTAGGGAAATTTGGGGAGAGCTGGCAGAGGATATTCTCCCAATAGTTAGATATGATGACTCAGACTCAGCTTCGCTGGATAATGCCCTTGAATTCCTTGTTATGTCTGGAAAAGACCCTATGGTTGCCATAAATGCCCTTGTTCCAAGAGCATGGGAAAATGATGACAGGCTTACCGACACAGAAAAGGCATTTTATGAGTATTTCTCATGTATTTTTGAGGCATGGGACGGTCCTGCTGCTATAGCATTTACAGATGGAAATGTTGTTATTGGGAAACTGGATAGAAACGGTCTTAGACCTGCAAGATATATAATCACAGAAGACACAGTAATAATGGCTTCAGAAGTTGGAACAGTTGAAATTCCTGAAGAAAAAATACTGAAAAAAGGAAGACTGGGTCCCGGAGATAAAATCGCAATAGATACAAGGGAAGGAAAAGTTTACTTCTCAAAAGAAGTAATAGACAAAGTTGCTACAGGAAAACCTTACAAAGAATGGGTTGAAGAAAACCTGAAAGAGTTTGTTCCAGTAAAAGAATATCCTGAAGTTGAATACAAAGATATCACAAGGGAGCTTGTTGCTTTTGGATACTCAAAAGACCAGATAAATATGCTGATAAAACCTATGGCAGAAAAGGGAGCTGACCCTGTCTATTCAATGGGTAATGACACTCCTTTATCTGTTTTATCAAAGAAACCTCAGCTTATATATACATATTTCAAACAGAGGTTTGCACAGGTAACAAATCCACCAATTGACCCAATCAGAGAAAAGAAAGTAATGTCCCTTAATACTTATGTAGGTAAAAAGGAAAACTTTCTTACAGAGACACCTGAGCATGCAAAACAACTTCTTCTTAGCTCTCCTGTGATTTTTGATAATGAGATGGAAGAGCTTATAAAGCTGTATGATGGTAAAGTTGAAATAATACCCGCAATATTTGACCCTTACGATGATGCCTTAGAGCCTGCCATTGATGATATATGCAGAAGAGTAGAAGATGCCGTTGATAACGGAAAGGAGCTAATCGTTCTTACAGACAGGGATATCTCAATAGAAGGTGCACCTATCCCTATGGGGCTGCTTGTTGCTGCTGTAAACAGCTATATGGGAAGAAAAGGAAAAAGAAGTAAGTTTTCTATAATAGCTGATACAGCAGAGGTAAGGGATACCCACTCATTTGCATTTCTTATTGGATACGGAGCAACCCTTGTAAATCCATATATGGCTGTTCAGATCATAAGAAATCTTGTTGAAGAGGACAAAAAATTTGGGCTTTCATTTGAAGAAGCTGTAGAGAACTACCGCAAAGCTGTAAATGAAGGTCTTCTCAAAATAATGTCCAAAATGGGAATTGCCACAATCAAAAGTTATAGAGGTTCAGGGCTGTTTGAAGCTATTGGAATAGGAAAAGAGGTAATAGATAAATACTTCCCAGGAACACCTTCACAGCTTGGTGGAATAGGTGTTAAACAGATAGCACAGGAAACATTAATCAGATTTAATGAAGCATTTGCTTCAGAAAAGGTTTCTGTTCCAACAGGTGGAGAGTTCAGACACAGAAAAGATGGTGAGTTCCACTCATGGAACCCGCTGGCAGTTAGAGACCTGCACAAAGCTGTTAGAGGAGAAAGCTGGGAAGAATACCTTAAGTTCACAGAAGACGCATGGAGAGAAAAACCTGTTACAGTGAGAGATTTATTTGAGATACAGTCTGATAGACCACCTATCCCTATAGAAGAGGTTGAGCCTGCAGAGGAGATTGTCAAAAGATTTGTTGGAGCTGCTATGTCCATTGGAGCCCTTTCCAGAGAGGCTCATGAAACAATAGCAGAAGCTATGAATAGAGTTGGAGCGAAATCAAACTCAGGGGAAGGTGGTGAAGACCCTGCAAGATACGGAACAATCAAAAATTCAAAGATAAAACAGGTTGCATCAGGTAGATTTGGTGTAACTCCTGAATATCTAAACTCTGCAGAAGAAATAGAAATAAAAATTGCACAGGGAGCAAAACCAGGAGAAGGTGGTCAGCTTCCAGGTAAAAAGGTTAACGCTTATATTGCATTCTTAAGAAGGGCAAAGCCTGGAACAACCCTTATATCTCCACCACCACACCACGATATTTACTCAATTGAAGACCTTGCACAGCTTATATACGACCTGAAAATGATAAATCCAAAGGCAAAAGTTATAGTAAAACTGGTTTCTGAAACAGGAATAGGAACAATTGCTTCAGGAGTGGCAAAAGCATTTGCAGATATAATCCATATATCTGGACATGATGGTGGAACAGGAGCATCTCCTTTAACATCTATAAAACATGCAGGAACTGTCTGGGAGCTTGGGTTATCAGAGGTTCAGAGGGTTTTAATAGATAATGACCTTAGAGGAAGGGTAAAACTCAGGGTTGACGGACAGATTAAGACAGGTAGGGATGTCATTGTAGGGGCACTTCTTGGAGCTGAGGAGTTTGGATTGGGAACTTCTCTGATGGTAGCTGAAGGTTGTGTAATGGCAAGACAGTGTCACCTTAATACATGTCCTGTTGGAGTTGCCACTCAGGATGAAAGACTAAGGGAAAAATTCCCGGGACAGCCTGAGCATGTAATAAGATATCTTATGTTCCTTGCCCAGGACGTTAGAAGATGGCTTGCAGATATGGGATATAAACATCTTGATGATATTATAGGTAGAGTTGACTTTATAAAACCAAAAATTCCTACAGACCACTACAAAGCAAAATTTGTTGATATTGGATACATAATCAAGAAACCTGATATGTCCAAACCTATTAGATGTATGCAGGATAGAAACGACCCACCTAAGAAACCTTTTGATGAAGAAATCCTCAAAGATATTCTCCCATATATAGAAAAACAGGAAAACTTTGCAGGATTTTATGTGATTAGAAATACATATCGTTCTGTTGGGGCAAGGGTAGCCCATGAGATAGTTAAAAGATACGGAGATAAAGGATTAAGACTTTCTAAAATAGAGCTTAATCTCAGAGGAACAGCTGGACAGTCATTTGGAGCTTTCTGTGTTCCAGGACTGAACCTCATACTTACAGGGGATGCCAACGACTATGTAGGAAAAGGAATGACAGGTGGATTAATTGTTATAAAACCACCTAAAGAGTTCAAAGGAAAACCACATGAAAACGTAATAATGGGGAATACATGCCTTTACGGTGCAACAGGAGGACACCTATTTGCAGCAGGAATTGCAGGTGAAAGGTTTGCTGTTAGAAACTCTGGTGCTGTTGCTGTTGTAGAAGGGGCAGGAGACCACTGCTGTGAATATATGACAAATGGAACAGTTGTTGTTCTTGGAAAAACAGGAGTTAACTTTGGTGCCGGTATGACAGGTGGGGTTGCCTATGTTTATGACCCTGAAGGAGAGATGGAAAGAAATATAAATCCATCTTACGTATTTATTGATGAAATGGATGATGAAGATGTAGAAACAATCAAAAGACTTGTAACAAAACATAAAGGATACACAGACAGCGAAATAGCGGGAAAAATACTTGAAAACTTTGATGAGGAAATAAATAATTTTGTAAAAATTTCTCCTGTAGAAGTTAAAAAACCTGCTCCAGAAACAGATGAAGCAAAACCTGAAAAATAG
- the amrS gene encoding AmmeMemoRadiSam system radical SAM enzyme: MEVLAWMSKKREDGKVLCTACSQRCVLDKGELGKCGVRKVGEDGNLYLTTYGLAAAYNVDPVEKKPLFHFLPGTPIFSIGTVGCNMSCKFCQNWEISQHPQTHNGEVFGVQLMPETIVNICKTNNIPSIAYTYNEPVVFFEYAYDTMKLAKEKGLKNVFVSSGYETKEALDTLAPYLDAMNIDLKAFNDKFYREIVGARLKPVLKAIEHAKELGIWIELTTLLIPGYNDDEKELKEAAKWIASLDKNIPWHISRFFPAYKMKDVPPTPIETLKKAYEIGKESGLNYVYVGNFDDEDRESTYCPSCGFRVIDRRGHIGQYVINHLEDGKCPKCGTEIAGVWK; encoded by the coding sequence ATGGAAGTCCTTGCATGGATGTCTAAAAAAAGAGAGGACGGGAAGGTTTTATGCACAGCTTGCAGTCAACGATGTGTTTTAGATAAAGGAGAGCTTGGAAAATGTGGTGTTAGAAAGGTGGGAGAAGATGGAAATCTATATTTAACAACTTACGGTCTTGCTGCAGCTTACAATGTTGACCCTGTTGAAAAGAAACCTTTATTCCATTTCTTGCCAGGAACCCCTATTTTTTCAATAGGAACTGTTGGTTGTAATATGAGCTGTAAATTCTGTCAAAACTGGGAAATATCCCAGCATCCACAAACCCATAATGGCGAAGTATTTGGTGTTCAACTTATGCCTGAAACAATTGTGAATATCTGTAAAACAAATAATATCCCTTCTATTGCATACACATACAACGAACCTGTTGTTTTCTTTGAGTATGCATATGACACAATGAAACTGGCTAAAGAAAAAGGTCTAAAAAATGTATTTGTTTCCAGTGGATACGAAACAAAAGAGGCTTTAGATACCCTTGCACCCTACCTTGATGCGATGAACATAGACCTTAAGGCTTTTAATGATAAGTTCTACAGAGAAATTGTAGGAGCAAGACTAAAACCAGTTTTAAAAGCCATTGAACATGCAAAAGAGCTTGGTATCTGGATAGAACTAACAACGCTGCTTATTCCCGGATACAATGATGATGAAAAAGAACTGAAAGAAGCTGCAAAATGGATTGCATCACTGGATAAAAATATCCCATGGCATATTTCCAGATTTTTCCCTGCCTATAAAATGAAAGATGTTCCACCCACCCCGATTGAAACACTCAAAAAGGCTTATGAAATAGGTAAAGAATCAGGTCTGAACTATGTATATGTTGGAAACTTCGATGATGAGGATAGGGAGTCAACCTACTGTCCATCCTGTGGATTTAGAGTGATAGACAGAAGAGGACATATAGGCCAGTATGTTATTAATCATCTGGAAGATGGAAAATGTCCAAAATGTGGAACTGAAATTGCAGGGGTATGGAAATAA
- the carB gene encoding carbamoyl-phosphate synthase large subunit has product MPKRTDINRILLIGSGPIVIGQAAEFDYSGTQGAKALKEEGYEVILVNSNPATIMTDPEVADKTYIEPLITPVIEKIIEKERPDALLPTLGGQTALNLAVDLYEKGILDKYNVQMIGANYEAIKKAEDRDLFKAAMEKIGLQMPKSAVVKSIAEAMEVIEWIGFPVIIRPSFTLGGTGGSIAYNIDEFYPKVKAGLEASPVHEVLLEESVIGWKEFEMEVMRDKNDNCVIICSIENLDPMGVHTGDSITIAPAMTLTDKEYQMLRDYSIAVIREIGVETGGSNVQFSQNPETGQFYVIEMNPRVSRSSALASKATGFPIAKIAAKLAVGYTLDELPNDITKETPASFEPTIDYVVTKIPRFDFAKFPETDPTLTTMMKSVGEVMAIGRTFKESIHKALRSLELGRYGFYMGLEKESDEKIKENIVRPNADRLWYIAEAFRRGMDVDEVYQLSHIDKWFLTQIKEIIDFEQQLAEKTLASITDEELEQAKQWGFSDRELARLLKTTEEKIRERRLKVSYKVVDTCAAEFKAYTPYFYSSYEKPFGRVTEEGEVIELFDSENLEERGD; this is encoded by the coding sequence ATGCCAAAAAGAACAGATATCAACAGAATTCTCCTTATCGGTTCAGGACCCATTGTTATTGGTCAGGCAGCAGAATTTGATTACTCAGGAACACAGGGTGCAAAAGCTCTAAAAGAAGAAGGATACGAAGTAATACTTGTCAACTCTAACCCTGCAACAATAATGACAGACCCGGAAGTTGCAGACAAAACTTATATAGAACCGCTTATAACACCGGTTATTGAGAAAATAATAGAAAAGGAAAGACCTGACGCATTGCTTCCAACACTGGGAGGTCAGACAGCCTTAAACCTTGCTGTTGACCTTTATGAAAAAGGAATTCTGGACAAATACAACGTCCAAATGATAGGTGCCAACTATGAAGCAATCAAAAAGGCAGAGGATAGAGATTTATTTAAAGCTGCAATGGAAAAGATTGGCCTCCAGATGCCAAAAAGTGCCGTTGTCAAATCTATAGCAGAAGCAATGGAAGTAATAGAATGGATAGGATTTCCTGTTATAATCAGACCTTCATTTACCCTTGGAGGAACTGGAGGTTCTATTGCCTACAATATAGATGAATTTTATCCAAAAGTAAAAGCCGGACTTGAAGCTTCTCCTGTCCATGAAGTTCTCCTTGAAGAGTCTGTAATTGGATGGAAAGAGTTTGAGATGGAAGTAATGCGGGACAAAAATGACAACTGCGTTATTATCTGTTCAATAGAAAATCTTGACCCTATGGGTGTCCATACAGGGGATAGTATTACCATAGCTCCAGCTATGACCCTTACAGACAAAGAATATCAGATGCTTAGAGATTATTCTATTGCAGTAATAAGAGAAATTGGGGTTGAAACAGGAGGTTCTAACGTTCAATTTTCTCAAAATCCAGAAACAGGACAGTTTTATGTAATAGAAATGAACCCGAGGGTTTCCCGTTCATCTGCCCTTGCTTCAAAAGCAACAGGTTTCCCAATAGCAAAAATAGCTGCTAAACTGGCTGTAGGATACACCCTTGATGAGCTTCCTAACGATATCACAAAAGAAACCCCTGCATCTTTTGAACCAACAATAGACTATGTTGTAACCAAAATCCCAAGATTTGATTTTGCAAAATTCCCTGAAACAGACCCAACCCTTACCACAATGATGAAATCAGTTGGCGAAGTAATGGCAATAGGAAGAACATTTAAAGAAAGTATCCATAAAGCTCTGCGAAGCCTTGAACTTGGCAGATACGGGTTTTATATGGGCTTAGAAAAAGAAAGTGATGAGAAAATAAAAGAAAACATAGTCAGACCAAATGCAGATAGACTTTGGTATATAGCAGAAGCTTTCCGCAGGGGAATGGATGTAGATGAAGTTTACCAGCTTTCCCACATAGATAAATGGTTTTTAACCCAGATAAAAGAAATAATAGATTTTGAACAACAGCTTGCTGAAAAAACACTTGCTTCTATAACAGATGAAGAACTTGAGCAGGCAAAACAATGGGGTTTTTCTGATAGAGAACTTGCAAGACTATTAAAAACCACAGAAGAAAAAATAAGAGAAAGGAGGTTAAAAGTTTCCTATAAAGTTGTTGATACCTGTGCTGCAGAGTTTAAAGCATACACCCCATATTTTTACTCCTCCTATGAAAAACCATTTGGTAGAGTCACAGAAGAAGGGGAGGTTATTGAACTTTTTGATAGTGAGAATTTAGAAGAAAGAGGAGACTAA
- a CDS encoding prohibitin family protein: MNPNQIKVPAVAKVLPFIFIIIVVFALIAPPFVIIPSGYVGVKLHLGKADMEELPPGLNFVIPFIERIIKMSVRTHSYDLRGANSINSLSKDGLTINTELTVLYKIKPDKAAEIYVEYGLDYEDKIIKPVIRSAVRDVIATLDSSQVYQERDLIQKKLMEQVSKELEKRYILLDEILIRDIKLPKRVVEAIEQKRRAYEEMQKMKFVVEKEKLEAERKRVEAKGIADANKIIAGSLTKEYLQWKFIENIKSYAEGDNNTVILIPYDQQMTPIINIPNPK, from the coding sequence ATGAATCCAAATCAGATAAAAGTTCCAGCAGTGGCAAAAGTATTACCGTTCATTTTTATTATAATTGTTGTTTTTGCTCTTATAGCACCACCTTTCGTGATTATCCCAAGTGGATATGTTGGTGTCAAACTACATCTTGGAAAAGCTGATATGGAAGAATTACCTCCGGGACTTAATTTTGTAATTCCGTTTATTGAAAGAATAATAAAAATGTCTGTCAGAACCCACTCCTATGACCTACGGGGAGCAAACTCTATAAACTCCCTCTCAAAAGACGGTCTAACAATAAACACAGAACTAACAGTTCTATACAAAATAAAACCGGACAAAGCAGCAGAAATATATGTTGAGTATGGTCTGGATTATGAAGACAAAATTATAAAACCTGTTATCAGGTCAGCTGTAAGAGATGTTATTGCCACCCTCGACAGCTCACAGGTATATCAGGAAAGGGATTTAATTCAGAAAAAACTTATGGAACAGGTTTCCAAAGAACTGGAAAAAAGATATATACTCTTAGATGAGATACTGATTAGAGATATAAAACTACCAAAAAGAGTTGTTGAAGCTATAGAACAGAAAAGAAGAGCCTACGAAGAGATGCAAAAAATGAAATTTGTTGTTGAAAAGGAGAAACTTGAAGCAGAAAGAAAAAGAGTAGAAGCTAAAGGTATAGCAGATGCTAATAAAATAATAGCCGGCTCTCTAACAAAAGAATATCTGCAATGGAAATTTATAGAGAATATAAAGTCTTATGCTGAAGGAGATAATAACACAGTAATTCTTATTCCTTATGACCAACAGATGACCCCTATAATAAACATTCCTAATCCAAAATAG
- a CDS encoding OsmC family protein yields the protein MEKVAIVNLDENGHFHGEVNGKGFDITATGLRAVDLMLISVGYCFGLTVEAYTNHKGYKIENLKIEVVGKKHEKENRYDEITIKVSFDSDLDEKQIARVMEIGKRGCTVSNTMLKPPVIKTEFIK from the coding sequence TTGGAAAAAGTAGCAATAGTAAATCTGGATGAAAATGGACATTTTCACGGAGAAGTGAATGGGAAAGGTTTTGATATCACAGCAACAGGGCTTAGAGCTGTTGATTTAATGCTAATCTCGGTGGGTTATTGCTTTGGTCTTACAGTTGAGGCATACACAAATCACAAAGGCTATAAGATAGAAAACCTCAAAATAGAAGTTGTAGGAAAAAAACATGAGAAAGAAAACAGATACGACGAAATTACAATAAAGGTATCTTTTGATTCTGACCTTGATGAAAAACAGATAGCCAGAGTGATGGAAATAGGCAAAAGGGGATGCACCGTAAGTAACACAATGTTAAAACCACCTGTAATAAAAACAGAGTTTATTAAATAA